One Antiquaquibacter oligotrophicus genomic region harbors:
- a CDS encoding response regulator transcription factor, producing MTNDAPPPLRVAHVDDHETVRLGFASLLGDVDDIELVASATSVDDVLPLVADLDLVVLDIRLSDGSTVARNLAVLQDAGARVLAFTAADNANEVRAASRGGVLGIVRKSDSRDAIIDAVRNAARGLTVATTEWAAALDADGTFSAGLSPKEREVLALYASGEKSVTVANRAGLSAGTVAEYVRRIRTKYAIAGRPAHTKVDLYKRAVEDGILPSPES from the coding sequence ATGACGAACGACGCGCCACCGCCGCTTCGTGTTGCCCACGTCGACGATCACGAGACAGTCAGGCTGGGATTCGCCTCCCTTCTCGGCGATGTAGACGACATCGAACTCGTCGCCTCCGCCACGAGCGTCGACGATGTTCTGCCGCTCGTTGCGGACCTCGATCTTGTTGTCCTCGATATCAGGCTCTCCGACGGCTCGACGGTCGCGCGCAATCTCGCCGTGTTGCAGGATGCCGGCGCTCGGGTACTGGCCTTCACCGCGGCCGACAACGCCAACGAAGTGCGTGCCGCCTCCCGCGGTGGGGTACTCGGGATCGTGCGCAAGTCCGATTCGCGCGACGCCATCATCGACGCCGTCCGAAACGCGGCCCGCGGATTGACCGTGGCCACAACAGAGTGGGCCGCGGCCCTCGACGCGGACGGGACATTCTCGGCTGGTCTCAGCCCGAAAGAGCGTGAAGTACTCGCTCTGTACGCGTCGGGCGAGAAGTCCGTGACCGTCGCCAACCGCGCCGGTCTGTCGGCGGGGACGGTAGCCGAATACGTGCGCCGAATCCGCACCAAGTACGCGATCGCCGGACGGCCTGCACACACCAAGGTTGACCTCTACAAGCGGGCCGTCGAAGACGGGATCCTGCCCTCCCCCGAATCGTGA
- a CDS encoding sensor histidine kinase, translating to MIPTTESRRAEEQVARTITVVIAAGALLLGTISLGPIVGGTAYLAPWYTPLALGIVFGGYGVLLVTVFLVPLRGIRIAHGVYAIAFLVAQLALVFAVGPESLPTELPPWVLEMPAIGTACAALAWRPSIAWGYLLATSILEAPLRWVAHGLDDWDIGVKYALLTVILAGLFTALAIAAMRNAAAVDTATQTLREAAARSAAATARAQEQARLDALVHDEVMNTLYYASRDDPRLEDSVRRQARAALDELEVLRGGREETPTGVRVDEFVSRLRSVVLEASIDARFEASFERVRDVPSYVAAAFAEATSEAVRNSLSHAPDATLSVVVSARDRGIVARIADDGPGFDASDVAPHRLGIAVSIRGRMAAVPGGASRVESSRGRGTLVVLEWSDS from the coding sequence GTGATCCCGACCACAGAGAGCAGGCGCGCCGAGGAACAGGTCGCCCGCACCATCACCGTCGTCATCGCCGCAGGAGCCCTCCTGCTCGGCACGATCTCGCTCGGTCCGATCGTGGGCGGGACGGCGTACCTCGCGCCCTGGTACACACCGCTCGCACTCGGAATCGTGTTCGGCGGCTACGGGGTACTGCTCGTCACCGTGTTCCTGGTGCCCTTGAGAGGCATCCGTATCGCCCACGGCGTCTACGCGATCGCGTTCCTCGTGGCGCAACTCGCGCTCGTCTTCGCCGTTGGCCCCGAATCCTTGCCCACCGAGCTTCCGCCGTGGGTGCTCGAGATGCCCGCCATCGGCACCGCGTGTGCCGCGCTGGCCTGGCGCCCCAGCATCGCCTGGGGCTACCTCCTCGCGACCTCGATCCTCGAGGCTCCTCTTCGCTGGGTGGCCCACGGTCTGGACGACTGGGACATCGGGGTCAAATACGCTCTGCTGACGGTAATCCTCGCCGGCCTCTTTACGGCGCTGGCTATCGCGGCCATGCGAAACGCGGCCGCCGTCGACACCGCAACCCAGACCCTACGCGAGGCGGCCGCTCGCTCCGCGGCCGCGACGGCCCGCGCACAGGAGCAGGCCAGGCTCGACGCACTCGTGCACGACGAGGTCATGAACACGCTGTACTACGCATCACGCGATGACCCGCGACTGGAGGATTCCGTGCGACGCCAGGCCCGCGCTGCGCTCGACGAGCTGGAGGTGCTGCGCGGCGGTCGCGAAGAAACGCCCACGGGGGTGCGAGTCGACGAGTTCGTGTCACGCCTGAGATCGGTTGTGCTCGAGGCATCCATCGACGCTCGATTCGAGGCGAGCTTCGAGCGCGTCCGCGACGTACCCAGTTATGTGGCCGCGGCATTCGCCGAAGCCACCTCGGAGGCCGTGCGCAACAGCCTCTCGCACGCGCCGGACGCGACACTCTCTGTTGTCGTCAGCGCACGGGATCGTGGCATCGTGGCGCGAATCGCCGATGACGGCCCCGGTTTCGACGCCTCGGATGTCGCGCCTCATCGTCTCGGCATCGCCGTCAGCATCCGCGGAAGGATGGCTGCCGTCCCTGGCGGAGCGTCGCGCGTGGAATCGTCGCGCGGACGCGGCACCCTGGTTGTGCTCGAGTGGAGCGACTCGTGA